From Channa argus isolate prfri chromosome 18, Channa argus male v1.0, whole genome shotgun sequence, the proteins below share one genomic window:
- the svopb gene encoding synaptic vesicle 2-related protein: MDNWSKSTKITYKRWKNPDLGAEGNVLNDEAQGTDNEICTITSIFDSGGEKSTYGSTKTEETFTVDDALEAIGFGWFQWKISLLTGLSWVGDAMEMMILSILGPQLHCEWMLPSYKVAIITSVVFVGMGVSSPVWGNVSDKYGRKVGLIICMSWTLYYGLLSAFAPVYGWLLALRGIVGFGIGGAPQSVTLYSEFLPAKTRGICIMMIAAFWAIGAVFEVLLALLIMPTLGWRWLLGLSTIPMGIFVCFCFWLPESPRFDVLTGNREKAMETLTRIAKENGKAIPQGRLIAYLQHNRGRIRNLFSHQYCRTTLLLWFIWFANAFSYYGIVLLTTEMFQAGDDCGATQQAKIEPSCSLECKYLTSADYKDLLWTTLAEFPGLLVILLAVEYIGRKKSMALCFFMFSLFILPLYACIGRTALTIFIFLARAFISGGYQVVFVYTPEVFPTENRALAMGTCSAMAKVGALITPFVAQVMLRTSVYLTLSVYCGCSLLAGIASLILPIETSGRGLQESDIDQGARGQSTTTTSQSNGTTHSTG; encoded by the exons ATGGACAATTGGAGCAAATCAACAAAAATCACTTACAAACGGTGGAAAAATCCTGATTTGGG GGCTGAAGGAAATGTTCTCAATGATGAGGCTCAGGGTACAGACAATGAAATCTGCACAATAACCTCAATATTCGACTCAGGGGGTGAAAAGTCCACGTATGGATCTACTAAAACTGAAG AAACCTTTACAGTGGATGATGCACTGGAGGCCATTGGTTTCGGATGGTTCCAGTGGAAAATCTCTCTCCTCACCGGACTCTCATGG GTAGGAGATGCCATGGAGATGATGATCCTCAGCATCTTGGGCCCTCAGCTGCACTGTGAGTGGATGCTGCCCAGCTATAAAGTAGCCATCATCACATCG GTGGTGTTTGTCGGGATGGGGGTCAGTTCACCTGTATGGGGAAATGTGTCTGACAAATATGGCCGAAAAGTG GGTCTTATCATTTGTATGTCCTGGACTCTGTACTATGGCCTGTTGAGTGCCTTCGCTCCAGTGTACGGCTGGCTCTTGGCTCTGCGGGGCATTGTGGGCTTTGGCATTGGAGGAGCTCCTCAGTC GGTTACTCTGTACTCGGAGTTCCTCCCAGCGAAGACAAGGGGCATTTGCATCATGATGATTGCG gcatTCTGGGCAATTGGTGCTGTGTTTGAGGTCCTCCTGGCCCTGTTAATAATGCCCACACTCGGCTGGAGGTGGCTGCTCGGCCTGTCCACTATACCAATGGGaatttttgtttgcttctgcTTT TGGCTGCCTGAAAGTCCTCGTTTTGATGTGTTGACGGGAAATAGAGAAAAGGCCATGGAAACTTTAACACGCATCGCCAAGGAAAATGGCAAGGCCATTCCTCAAGGAAGGCTGATTGCTTATCTACAG cacaACCGTGGACGGATCAGAAATCTCTTCTCTCATCAGTATTGTAGGACTactcttcttctgtggtttaTATG GTTTGCAAATGCTTTCTCCTATTATGGGATAGTCCTGTTGACAACTGAGATGTTCCaagctggagatgattgtggGG CAACCCAACAGGCCAAGATTGAACCAAGCTGTAGCCTGGAATGCAAATATTTGACATCAGCTGACTACAAAGACCTTTTATGGACGACTCTGGCTGAATTCCCAG GTCTTTTAGTCATCCTTCTGGCAGTTGAGTACATTGGCAGAAAGAAGAGCATGGCCCtgtgtttctttatgttttctttgttcattcTTCCTCTCTATGCTTGTATTGGgag GACAGCTCTTACAATCTTCATCTTTCTTGCCAGAGCCTTTATTTCTGGAGGATACCAGGTGGTTTTTGTTTATACACCAGAG gtgtttccTACAGAAAACAGGGCCTTAGCAATGGGGACTTGCAGTGCAATGGCAAAGGTGGGGGCCCTGATCACCCCCTTTGTGGCACAG GTGATGCTTAGGACATCAGTATATTTGACCCTGTCAGTGTACTGTGGCTGTAGTCTGCTGGCTGGCATTGCATCCCTGATCCTGCCTATTGAGACATCAGGAAGGGGACTACAGGAGTCCGATATTGACCAAGGGGCCAGAGGGCAGTCAACCACCACAACCAGCCAGTCAAATGGCACTACACACTCCACGGGATAA